A single region of the Streptomyces vilmorinianum genome encodes:
- a CDS encoding cell division protein FtsQ/DivIB, whose translation MAAGPTTAEKSGEKKPKGSSERQSRAGGEPGRESRLRGPGPRVLLIALALVAIVAGGLWALYGSTWLRVERVKTSGTQVLTVREVEAAAAVPIGSPLVSIDTDAIEARLLQKLPRIDTVEVVRSWPHGIGLKVTERKPVLLVEKGGKFTEVDSVGTRFATVDKAPAGVPELVLDIASSPSLRRFDADRLLLEAVGVTTELPEKIARDTRVVKVASYDSITLELGGGRTVFWGSGEDGAVKARVLTALMKATPKAGHFDVSAPTAPASSGS comes from the coding sequence GTGGCAGCCGGACCGACGACCGCCGAGAAGAGCGGTGAGAAGAAGCCGAAGGGGTCGTCGGAACGGCAGTCCCGGGCAGGAGGCGAGCCGGGCCGGGAATCGCGGTTGCGGGGGCCCGGCCCGCGTGTCCTGCTGATCGCGCTCGCCCTGGTCGCGATCGTGGCCGGCGGACTCTGGGCGCTCTACGGCTCCACCTGGCTCCGTGTGGAACGTGTGAAGACTTCCGGCACCCAGGTTCTGACGGTTCGTGAAGTGGAGGCGGCTGCCGCCGTACCGATCGGATCTCCGCTCGTTTCCATCGATACCGATGCGATCGAGGCGCGACTTCTGCAGAAACTGCCCCGAATCGACACGGTGGAGGTCGTCCGCTCCTGGCCGCATGGAATCGGTCTGAAAGTGACGGAACGGAAGCCGGTTCTGCTGGTGGAAAAGGGCGGAAAGTTCACCGAAGTGGACTCCGTCGGAACCCGGTTCGCCACCGTCGACAAGGCGCCCGCCGGCGTACCGGAACTCGTTCTGGACATCGCCTCCTCGCCGAGCCTGCGCCGCTTCGACGCGGACCGGCTGCTCCTCGAGGCCGTGGGCGTGACCACCGAACTCCCCGAGAAGATCGCCCGGGACACACGTGTCGTCAAGGTCGCCTCGTACGACTCCATCACCCTGGAGCTCGGCGGGGGCCGCACGGTCTTCTGGGGCAGCGGTGAGGACGGTGCCGTCAAGGCCCGCGTCCTCACCGCGCTGATGAAAGCGACGCCCAAAGCGGGGCACTTCGATGTAAGCGCCCCCACCGCCCCTGCATCATCGGGCAGTTGA
- the ftsZ gene encoding cell division protein FtsZ, translating into MAAPQNYLAVIKVIGVGGGGVNAINRMIEVGLKGVEFIAINTDAQALLMSDADVKLDVGRELTRGLGAGANPAVGRKAAEDHREEIEEVLKGADMVFVTAGEGGGTGTGGAPVVANIARSLGALTIGVVTRPFTFEGRRRANQAEDGIAELREEVDTLIVIPNDRLLSISDRQVSVLDAFKSADQVLLSGVQGITDLITTPGLINLDFADVKSVMSEAGSALMGIGSARGDDRAVAAAEMAISSPLLEASIDGARGVLLSISGGSDLGLFEINEAAQLVSEAAHPEANIIFGAVIDDALGDEVRVTVIAAGFDGGQPPTRRDNILSSASAKREEPAPAPRATERPLGGLGTVAPRDEPAAAPAEPAPAVSETPLSPAAPPVVPPARPYPDTQAEELDVPDFLK; encoded by the coding sequence GTGGCAGCACCGCAGAACTACCTCGCAGTCATCAAGGTCATCGGTGTCGGCGGCGGTGGTGTCAATGCCATCAACCGAATGATCGAGGTCGGTCTCAAGGGCGTCGAGTTCATCGCGATCAACACCGACGCGCAAGCGCTGTTGATGAGCGACGCCGACGTCAAGCTCGACGTCGGCCGTGAACTCACCCGCGGCCTCGGGGCCGGGGCCAACCCGGCAGTCGGTCGCAAGGCGGCAGAGGACCACCGTGAGGAGATCGAGGAGGTCCTCAAGGGGGCCGACATGGTCTTCGTCACCGCCGGCGAAGGTGGCGGCACCGGCACCGGCGGCGCACCCGTCGTCGCCAACATCGCGCGCTCGCTCGGCGCCCTGACGATCGGTGTGGTCACCCGGCCGTTCACCTTCGAGGGTCGCCGTCGCGCCAACCAGGCGGAGGACGGCATCGCCGAGCTCCGCGAAGAGGTCGACACCCTCATCGTCATCCCGAACGACCGGCTGCTCTCGATCTCGGACCGCCAGGTCTCCGTGCTCGACGCCTTCAAGTCGGCCGACCAGGTGCTGCTGAGCGGTGTGCAGGGCATCACCGACCTCATCACCACCCCCGGCCTGATCAACCTCGACTTCGCCGACGTCAAGTCGGTCATGTCCGAGGCCGGTTCCGCCCTCATGGGCATCGGCTCCGCCCGCGGCGACGACCGCGCCGTGGCCGCCGCCGAGATGGCGATCTCCTCGCCGCTCCTGGAGGCGTCCATCGACGGCGCCCGCGGCGTGCTGCTCTCCATCTCCGGCGGCTCGGACCTCGGTCTCTTCGAGATCAACGAGGCCGCGCAGCTGGTGAGCGAGGCCGCCCACCCCGAGGCCAACATCATCTTCGGCGCCGTCATCGACGACGCCCTGGGCGACGAGGTCCGGGTCACGGTCATCGCGGCCGGCTTCGACGGCGGCCAGCCGCCGACCCGCCGGGACAACATCCTCAGCTCGGCCTCCGCCAAGCGCGAGGAGCCGGCCCCGGCGCCGCGCGCCACCGAGCGCCCGCTCGGCGGCCTCGGCACCGTCGCCCCGCGCGACGAGCCGGCCGCCGCGCCGGCCGAGCCGGCCCCGGCGGTCAGTGAGACCCCGCTGTCGCCGGCCGCCCCGCCGGTGGTCCCGCCGGCCCGCCCGTACCCGGACACGCAGGCCGAAGAGCTGGATGTCCCGGACTTCCTGAAGTGA
- the pgeF gene encoding peptidoglycan editing factor PgeF has protein sequence MIGQHDHVSGAHFAFTDRWGGVSAVPYEELNLGGAVGDDPEAVRTNRTRVAEALGLDPALVVWMNQVHGADVAVVDGPWAAGTDIPSVDAIVTTRRGLALAVLTADCVPVLLADPVAGVVAAAHAGRPGMVAGVVPAAVKAMIELGADPGRVVARTGPAVCGRCYEVPAGMRDEVAAVEPAASAETSWGTPAVDVAAGVHAQLERLGISDRQASGICTRESGDHYSYRRDRTTGRLAGYVWLD, from the coding sequence GTGATAGGGCAGCACGATCACGTGAGCGGCGCGCACTTCGCCTTCACCGACAGGTGGGGCGGGGTGAGCGCCGTTCCGTACGAGGAGCTCAACCTCGGCGGCGCGGTGGGGGACGACCCCGAGGCCGTACGGACCAACCGGACCCGCGTCGCGGAGGCGCTCGGGCTCGATCCGGCGCTGGTGGTCTGGATGAACCAGGTCCACGGCGCGGACGTCGCGGTGGTCGACGGACCGTGGGCCGCCGGAACGGACATCCCGTCCGTCGACGCGATCGTGACGACCCGGCGCGGTCTCGCCCTCGCGGTCCTGACCGCCGACTGCGTCCCGGTCCTCCTCGCCGACCCCGTCGCCGGGGTCGTGGCCGCCGCCCACGCCGGGCGGCCCGGGATGGTCGCCGGAGTCGTACCGGCCGCCGTGAAGGCCATGATCGAACTCGGCGCCGACCCCGGCCGTGTCGTCGCCCGTACCGGCCCCGCCGTCTGCGGTCGCTGCTACGAAGTGCCCGCCGGGATGCGGGACGAGGTCGCGGCGGTCGAACCGGCCGCCTCCGCCGAGACGAGCTGGGGGACCCCGGCCGTGGACGTCGCCGCCGGAGTGCACGCGCAGCTGGAGCGGCTCGGGATCTCCGACCGGCAGGCCAGTGGGATCTGCACCCGCGAGTCGGGCGACCACTACTCGTACCGCCGCGATCGCACCACGGGGCGACTCGCGGGATATGTCTGGTTGGACTGA
- a CDS encoding YggS family pyridoxal phosphate-dependent enzyme, producing the protein MTDRKSELAENLARVEERISAACAAAGRKRSDVTLIVVTKTYPASDVRLLHELGVRDVAENRDQDAAPKAAACADLDLRWHFVGQLQTNKVRSVTSYADIVQSVDRLKLVTALSAAAEKAGRELGCLVQVALDAESGERGERGGVAPDGIEELAAAVDAAPGLRLDGLMTVAPLAGPYAGRQRAAFDRLMDLSTALRATRPAANMVSAGMSADLEEAVAAGATHVRIGTAVLGVRPRLG; encoded by the coding sequence ATGACGGACCGTAAGTCGGAACTCGCCGAGAACCTGGCGCGGGTGGAGGAACGTATCTCTGCCGCCTGCGCCGCCGCCGGGCGCAAGCGGTCGGACGTGACCCTGATCGTGGTCACCAAGACCTACCCCGCGAGCGATGTGCGACTTCTGCACGAACTCGGCGTGCGGGACGTCGCCGAGAACCGGGACCAGGACGCGGCTCCCAAGGCCGCGGCCTGCGCGGATCTGGACCTTCGCTGGCACTTCGTCGGTCAGTTGCAGACCAACAAGGTCCGATCTGTGACGAGTTATGCGGACATCGTGCAGTCTGTCGACCGTTTGAAGCTCGTCACCGCGCTCTCGGCGGCGGCGGAGAAGGCCGGGCGCGAACTCGGCTGCCTCGTCCAGGTCGCGCTCGACGCCGAGTCGGGCGAGCGGGGCGAGAGAGGTGGCGTGGCGCCGGACGGCATCGAGGAGTTGGCCGCCGCCGTGGACGCGGCGCCAGGACTGCGGCTCGACGGACTGATGACCGTCGCGCCGCTCGCCGGCCCGTACGCGGGGCGGCAACGTGCGGCGTTCGACCGCCTGATGGATTTGTCGACTGCCCTGCGCGCGACCCGTCCGGCTGCGAACATGGTGTCGGCGGGGATGAGTGCGGACCTCGAGGAGGCCGTGGCGGCCGGAGCGACACATGTGCGCATCGGTACGGCGGTACTGGGTGTCCGTCCCAGGCTCGGGTAA
- a CDS encoding cell division protein SepF encodes MAGAMRKMAVYLGLVEDDGYDGRGFDPDDDFEPELEPEPERERRHQPPRQIEREEPVRAVQPPAPREPVAARSVPVLAESGRPARIAPVASITPERPSLEKNAPVIMPKVVSEREPYRITTLHPRTYNEARTIGEHFREGTPVIMNLTEMDDTDAKRLVDFAAGLVFGLHGSIERVTQKVFLLSPANVDVTAEDKARIAEGGFFNQS; translated from the coding sequence ATGGCCGGCGCGATGCGCAAGATGGCGGTCTACCTCGGCCTCGTGGAGGACGATGGGTACGACGGCCGGGGGTTCGACCCCGACGACGACTTCGAACCCGAGCTGGAACCGGAACCCGAGCGCGAGCGGCGCCACCAGCCCCCGCGGCAGATCGAGCGCGAGGAGCCGGTGCGGGCGGTGCAGCCGCCCGCACCGCGTGAACCGGTCGCCGCCCGATCTGTCCCGGTACTCGCCGAGAGTGGACGTCCGGCCCGAATTGCCCCCGTGGCATCCATCACACCCGAACGTCCGAGCCTGGAGAAGAACGCACCGGTGATCATGCCCAAGGTTGTGTCCGAGCGGGAGCCCTACCGCATCACGACTCTGCACCCCAGGACCTACAACGAGGCCCGTACCATCGGGGAACACTTCCGTGAGGGCACCCCGGTGATCATGAACCTCACGGAGATGGACGACACCGATGCGAAGCGACTTGTCGACTTTGCCGCCGGACTCGTCTTCGGGCTCCATGGCAGCATTGAGCGCGTGACGCAGAAGGTGTTCCTGTTGTCGCCTGCTAACGTCGATGTCACGGCGGAGGACAAGGCCCGGATCGCAGAGGGCGGATTCTTCAACCAGAGCTGA
- a CDS encoding YggT family protein: MGVALQVVYIALMCFLIVLIFRLVMDYVFQFARSWQPGKAMVVVLEATYTVTDPPLKLLRRFIPPLRLGGVALDLSFFVLMIIVYILISVVSSFAR, encoded by the coding sequence ATGGGCGTCGCACTACAGGTGGTCTACATCGCGCTGATGTGCTTCCTCATCGTGTTGATCTTCCGGTTGGTCATGGACTACGTCTTCCAGTTCGCCCGTTCATGGCAACCCGGTAAGGCGATGGTGGTCGTTCTGGAGGCCACCTACACTGTCACCGATCCACCGCTCAAGCTTCTGCGGCGGTTCATCCCGCCGTTGCGTCTCGGGGGCGTGGCACTCGACCTGTCCTTCTTCGTTCTGATGATCATCGTCTACATCCTGATCTCCGTCGTGAGCAGCTTCGCGAGGTGA
- a CDS encoding DivIVA domain-containing protein, with the protein MPLTPEDVRNKQFTTVRLREGYDEDEVDAFLDEVEAELTRLLRENEDLRAKLAAATRAAAQNQQQGMRKPPEPQDRPVGPGAPVPAAISGPPVQQQPPQMGPPQLPSGAPQLPAGPGGHGPGPMQGGPMGPGPGQMQGGPMGQPMGGPMGHPQQQMQQPMQQQGPGGDSAARVLSLAQQTADQAIAEARSEANKIVGEARSRAEGLERDARAKADALERDAQEKHRVAMGSLESARATLERKVEDLRGFEREYRTRLKSYLESQLRQLETQADDSLAPPRTPATASLPPAPSMASAGAGAPSYGGNGTMGGGPSMGGAPSYGGQQQMSPAMTQPMAPVRPQAPQPMQQAPAPMRGFLIDEDDN; encoded by the coding sequence ATGCCGCTGACCCCCGAGGACGTGCGGAACAAGCAGTTCACGACCGTCCGCCTTCGAGAAGGCTATGACGAGGACGAGGTCGATGCCTTCCTCGACGAGGTCGAAGCCGAACTGACCCGCCTGCTCCGCGAGAACGAGGACCTGCGCGCCAAGCTGGCCGCCGCGACGCGTGCCGCCGCGCAGAACCAGCAGCAGGGCATGCGCAAGCCCCCGGAGCCGCAGGATCGTCCCGTCGGTCCCGGCGCCCCCGTGCCCGCCGCCATATCCGGACCGCCGGTCCAGCAGCAGCCCCCGCAGATGGGTCCGCCGCAGCTGCCGTCCGGTGCGCCGCAGCTTCCCGCCGGTCCTGGTGGCCACGGCCCCGGCCCGATGCAGGGTGGCCCGATGGGCCCCGGCCCCGGCCAGATGCAGGGCGGCCCCATGGGTCAGCCGATGGGCGGCCCCATGGGGCACCCGCAGCAGCAGATGCAGCAGCCGATGCAGCAGCAGGGCCCGGGCGGGGACAGCGCCGCGCGCGTGCTCTCGCTGGCCCAGCAGACGGCCGACCAGGCGATCGCGGAGGCCCGTTCCGAGGCCAACAAGATCGTCGGCGAGGCGCGCTCGCGCGCCGAGGGCCTGGAGCGGGACGCCCGCGCCAAGGCCGACGCGCTGGAGCGGGACGCGCAGGAGAAGCACCGCGTCGCGATGGGCTCGCTGGAGTCCGCGCGCGCGACGCTGGAGCGCAAGGTCGAGGACCTGCGCGGCTTCGAGCGCGAGTACCGCACGCGTCTGAAGTCCTACCTCGAGTCGCAGCTGCGCCAGCTGGAGACCCAGGCCGACGACTCGCTGGCTCCGCCGCGGACGCCGGCCACGGCCTCCCTGCCGCCGGCGCCCTCGATGGCCTCGGCGGGCGCGGGCGCCCCGTCGTACGGCGGCAACGGCACGATGGGCGGCGGCCCGTCGATGGGCGGTGCCCCGTCCTACGGCGGCCAGCAGCAGATGTCCCCGGCGATGACCCAGCCGATGGCACCGGTCCGGCCGCAGGCGCCGCAGCCGATGCAGCAGGCGCCGGCGCCGATGCGTGGCTTCCTGATCGACGAGGACGACAACTGA
- the ileS gene encoding isoleucine--tRNA ligase produces MSQYRQVPAQVDLPALEHAVLDFWRESKVFAKTLEQSEGRPEWVFYEGPPTANGMPGAHHIEARVFKDVFPRFRTMRGYHVARKAGWDCHGLPVELAVEKELGFSGKKDIEEYGIAAFNDKCRESVTRHTDAFAELTTRMGYWVDLDDAYRTMDPEYIESVWWSLKQIFDKGLLVQDHRVAPWCPRCGTGLSDHELAQGYETVVDPSVFVRFPLTSGPLAGQAALLVWTTTPWTLVSNTAVAAHPEVTYVVATDGDEKLVVAEPLLDKALGEGWVTTGESFTGAEMERWTYQRPFELVEFPAEAHYVVNAEYVTTEDGTGLVHQSPAFGEDDLKVCRAYGLPVVNPVRPDGTFEEDVPLVGGVFFKKADEALTADLEARGLLFKHIPYEHSYPHCWRCHTALLYYAQPSWYIRTTAVKDRLLEENEKTNWFPDSVKHGRFGDWLNNNIDWALSRSRYWGTPLPLWRCEDDHLTCVGSRAELTELTGTDQSELDPHRPYIDDVTFPCPSCSKTATRVPEVIDAWYDSGSMPFAQWGYPYKNKELFESRYPAQFISEAIDQTRGWFYTLMAVGTLVFDKSSYENVVCLGHILAEDGRKMSKHLGNILQPIPLMDQHGADAVRWFMAAGGSPWAARRVGHGTIQEVVRKTLLTYWNTVAFQALYARTSGWAPSAADPAPAERTVLDRWLLGELNALVDQVTQALESYDTQRAGKLVSAFVDDLSNWYVRRSRRRFWQGDKAALRTLHDVIETVTRLMAPLTPFITERVWQDLVVPVTPDAPESVHLSTWPEPDLAAVDPALSRQMLLVRRLVELGRATRAESGVKTRQPLSRALVAATGFSELSPELQAQITEELNVSSLASLSEVGGSLVDTTAKANFRALGKRFGKGVQDVAKAVAAADAAALSLALRSGEATLEVNGEKITLTPEEVIITETPREGWSVASDAGATVALDLEITPELRRAGLARDAIRLIQEARKNSGLDVADRIALRWTSDSAETTEALTAHADLIADEVLSTDYATGPADDTYGTPFTDEALALTFRLRKA; encoded by the coding sequence ATGTCGCAGTACCGCCAGGTGCCCGCCCAGGTCGACCTGCCCGCGCTCGAGCACGCCGTGCTCGATTTCTGGCGCGAGAGCAAGGTCTTCGCCAAGACCCTGGAGCAGTCCGAGGGCCGCCCCGAGTGGGTGTTCTACGAAGGCCCGCCCACCGCGAACGGCATGCCCGGCGCCCACCACATCGAGGCCCGCGTCTTCAAGGACGTCTTCCCCCGCTTCCGGACCATGCGCGGCTACCACGTGGCCCGCAAGGCCGGCTGGGACTGCCACGGCCTGCCGGTCGAGCTCGCCGTCGAGAAGGAGCTCGGCTTCTCCGGCAAGAAGGACATCGAGGAATACGGCATCGCCGCGTTCAACGACAAGTGCCGCGAGTCCGTGACCCGCCACACCGACGCCTTCGCCGAGCTGACGACCCGCATGGGCTACTGGGTCGACCTCGACGACGCGTACCGCACGATGGACCCCGAGTACATCGAGTCGGTCTGGTGGTCGCTCAAGCAGATCTTCGACAAGGGCCTGCTGGTCCAGGACCACCGCGTCGCCCCCTGGTGCCCGCGCTGCGGCACCGGCCTCTCGGACCACGAGCTGGCGCAGGGGTACGAGACGGTCGTCGACCCCTCCGTCTTCGTCCGCTTCCCGCTGACCTCCGGCCCGCTGGCCGGCCAGGCGGCGCTCCTGGTCTGGACGACGACCCCCTGGACCCTGGTGTCCAACACGGCGGTCGCCGCCCACCCCGAGGTCACGTACGTCGTCGCCACGGATGGCGACGAGAAGCTCGTCGTCGCCGAGCCGCTGCTCGACAAGGCGCTGGGCGAGGGCTGGGTGACCACCGGCGAGTCCTTCACGGGCGCCGAGATGGAGCGCTGGACGTACCAGCGCCCCTTCGAGCTCGTCGAGTTCCCGGCCGAGGCGCACTACGTCGTCAACGCGGAGTACGTCACGACCGAGGACGGTACGGGTCTGGTCCACCAGTCCCCCGCCTTCGGTGAGGACGACCTCAAGGTCTGCCGCGCCTATGGCCTGCCGGTCGTGAACCCGGTCCGCCCCGACGGCACCTTCGAGGAGGACGTGCCGCTGGTCGGCGGCGTCTTCTTCAAGAAGGCCGACGAGGCGCTCACCGCGGACCTGGAGGCTCGCGGCCTGCTCTTCAAGCACATCCCGTACGAGCACAGCTACCCGCACTGCTGGCGCTGCCACACGGCGCTGCTCTACTACGCGCAGCCGTCCTGGTACATCCGTACGACCGCCGTGAAGGACCGCCTTCTCGAGGAGAACGAGAAGACGAACTGGTTCCCGGACTCGGTCAAGCACGGCCGCTTCGGCGACTGGCTGAACAACAACATCGACTGGGCGCTCTCCCGCAGCCGCTACTGGGGCACCCCGCTGCCGCTGTGGCGCTGCGAGGACGACCACCTGACGTGCGTGGGCTCGCGCGCCGAGCTGACCGAGCTGACGGGCACGGACCAGTCGGAGCTCGACCCGCACCGCCCGTACATCGACGACGTCACCTTCCCGTGCCCGAGCTGCTCGAAGACGGCGACGCGCGTCCCGGAGGTCATCGACGCCTGGTACGACTCGGGTTCGATGCCGTTCGCGCAGTGGGGCTACCCGTACAAGAACAAGGAACTCTTCGAGTCCCGCTACCCGGCGCAGTTCATCTCCGAGGCGATCGACCAGACCCGCGGCTGGTTCTACACGCTGATGGCGGTCGGCACGCTCGTCTTCGACAAGTCCTCGTACGAGAACGTGGTCTGCCTGGGCCACATCCTCGCCGAGGACGGCCGCAAGATGTCCAAGCACCTGGGCAACATCCTGCAGCCGATCCCGCTGATGGACCAGCACGGCGCCGACGCGGTCCGCTGGTTCATGGCGGCCGGCGGCTCGCCGTGGGCGGCGCGCCGGGTGGGCCACGGCACGATCCAGGAGGTCGTCCGCAAGACGCTCCTGACGTACTGGAACACGGTCGCCTTCCAGGCGCTGTACGCCCGTACGTCGGGCTGGGCGCCGAGCGCGGCGGACCCGGCGCCGGCCGAGCGCACGGTCCTGGACCGCTGGCTCCTGGGCGAGCTGAACGCGCTCGTGGACCAGGTGACGCAGGCGCTGGAGTCGTACGACACGCAGCGCGCGGGCAAGCTCGTCTCCGCCTTCGTGGACGACCTGTCGAACTGGTACGTGCGTCGTTCGCGGCGCCGGTTCTGGCAGGGCGACAAGGCGGCGCTGCGGACGCTGCACGACGTGATCGAGACGGTCACCCGCCTCATGGCGCCGCTGACCCCGTTCATCACGGAGCGGGTCTGGCAGGACCTGGTGGTTCCGGTGACGCCGGACGCCCCGGAGTCCGTCCACCTGTCGACGTGGCCGGAGCCGGACCTGGCCGCCGTCGACCCGGCGCTGTCCCGGCAGATGCTGCTGGTCCGCCGCCTGGTCGAGCTCGGCCGCGCCACGCGCGCCGAGTCGGGCGTCAAGACCCGCCAGCCGCTCTCCCGGGCGCTGGTGGCGGCGACGGGCTTCTCGGAGCTCTCGCCCGAGCTCCAGGCGCAGATCACGGAGGAGCTGAACGTCTCCTCGCTGGCGTCGCTGTCGGAGGTCGGCGGTTCTCTCGTGGACACCACCGCGAAGGCGAACTTCCGCGCCCTGGGCAAGCGCTTCGGCAAGGGCGTCCAGGACGTGGCGAAGGCGGTGGCGGCGGCGGACGCGGCGGCGCTGTCGCTGGCGCTGCGCTCCGGCGAGGCCACGCTGGAGGTGAACGGCGAGAAGATCACGCTCACCCCGGAGGAGGTCATCATCACGGAGACCCCGCGCGAGGGCTGGTCGGTCGCCTCGGACGCGGGCGCGACGGTCGCGCTGGACCTGGAGATCACTCCGGAGCTCCGGCGGGCGGGCCTGGCGCGTGACGCGATCCGTCTGATCCAGGAGGCCCGCAAGAACAGCGGCCTCGACGTGGCGGACCGTATCGCCCTGCGCTGGACCTCGGACTCGGCGGAGACGACGGAGGCCCTGACGGCCCACGCGGACCTGATCGCGGACGAGGTCCTCTCGACGGACTACGCGACGGGCCCGGCCGACGACACCTACGGCACCCCCTTCACGGACGAGGCCCTCGCCCTGACGTTCCGCCTCCGCAAGGCGTAA
- a CDS encoding TraR/DksA family transcriptional regulator: MVAKKTAAKKSSTAGSAGTGGAAKDVTGKKTTVAKKAATAAPARKTAKKSATKSATKSATKTAAKSAAKSAAPAKKAVKKVVKKTAVKTAVKTAVKTAEKKAPAAKKAPAKKAPAKKAPAKKAPAKKAPAKKAPAAKKAPAKKAAVEKKAASAAQLVEQTGARTVAAKKTAGGVTTAESEVAVPQARAGELAVRPGEDPWTPEEVAEARAGLESEVTRLRAELLHSQEELTGLMRDSGDGAGDDQADTGTKNITREHELALAANAREMLQQSEHALERLDAGTYGLCEVCGKPIGKARMQAFPRATLCVEDKQKQERRG, translated from the coding sequence ATGGTGGCGAAGAAGACCGCCGCGAAGAAGTCCTCGACCGCCGGTTCCGCGGGTACGGGCGGGGCGGCCAAGGACGTGACCGGCAAGAAGACGACGGTCGCGAAGAAGGCGGCGACGGCGGCCCCGGCACGCAAGACGGCGAAGAAGTCGGCCACGAAGTCGGCCACGAAGTCGGCGACGAAGACTGCCGCGAAGTCGGCGGCGAAGTCGGCCGCCCCGGCCAAGAAGGCGGTCAAGAAGGTGGTCAAGAAGACGGCTGTGAAGACGGCTGTGAAGACGGCTGTGAAGACGGCCGAGAAGAAGGCCCCGGCGGCCAAGAAGGCCCCCGCGAAGAAAGCCCCGGCCAAGAAGGCGCCGGCGAAGAAGGCGCCGGCGAAGAAGGCGCCGGCGAAGAAGGCCCCGGCGGCGAAGAAGGCCCCGGCCAAGAAGGCCGCAGTCGAGAAGAAGGCCGCGTCCGCGGCGCAGCTTGTGGAGCAGACAGGAGCCAGGACGGTGGCAGCGAAGAAGACCGCGGGTGGCGTGACGACGGCCGAGAGCGAGGTCGCGGTCCCGCAGGCGCGCGCCGGTGAGCTCGCCGTACGCCCGGGCGAGGACCCCTGGACGCCCGAGGAGGTCGCCGAGGCCCGCGCCGGTCTTGAGAGCGAGGTGACCAGGCTCCGGGCCGAGCTGCTCCACTCCCAGGAGGAGCTGACCGGACTCATGCGGGACTCCGGGGACGGCGCCGGCGACGACCAGGCCGACACCGGCACCAAGAACATCACGCGCGAGCACGAGCTCGCCCTGGCCGCCAACGCCCGCGAGATGCTCCAGCAGTCCGAGCACGCCCTGGAGCGGCTCGACGCGGGCACGTACGGCCTCTGCGAGGTCTGCGGCAAGCCGATCGGCAAGGCGCGCATGCAGGCCTTCCCGCGGGCCACCCTCTGTGTGGAGGACAAGCAGAAGCAGGAGCGCCGCGGCTGA
- the lspA gene encoding signal peptidase II produces the protein MAEAERIIGTPDSGADGGADGEAAAPAEQPKGKRKIVALLVVALVAYLLDLGSKMLVVAKLEGHEPIQVIGDLLRFEAIRNPGAAFGMGEAFTIIFTCIAAAVIVVIIRLARKLYSTWWAIALGLLLGGALGNLTDRIFRSPGVFEGAVVDFIAPAHFAVFNLADSAIVCGGFLIVILSFRGLDPDGTVHKD, from the coding sequence GTGGCAGAGGCGGAGCGCATCATCGGTACGCCGGATTCAGGCGCGGACGGCGGCGCGGACGGCGAGGCTGCGGCTCCGGCCGAGCAGCCGAAGGGCAAGCGCAAGATCGTCGCGCTGCTCGTGGTCGCCCTCGTCGCGTATCTGCTCGACCTCGGCAGCAAGATGCTCGTGGTCGCCAAGCTGGAGGGCCACGAGCCGATCCAGGTCATCGGCGACCTGCTGAGGTTCGAGGCGATCCGGAACCCGGGCGCGGCCTTCGGCATGGGCGAGGCCTTCACGATCATCTTCACGTGCATCGCGGCGGCGGTGATCGTCGTGATCATCCGGCTGGCACGCAAGCTCTACAGCACGTGGTGGGCGATCGCGCTCGGCCTGCTCCTCGGCGGGGCGCTGGGCAATCTCACCGACCGGATCTTCCGCTCGCCGGGCGTCTTCGAGGGCGCGGTCGTCGACTTCATCGCGCCCGCGCACTTCGCCGTCTTCAACCTCGCCGACTCGGCGATCGTGTGCGGCGGCTTCCTGATCGTGATCCTGTCGTTCCGCGGGCTGGACCCCGACGGCACCGTCCACAAGGACTGA